One genomic region from Actinocatenispora thailandica encodes:
- a CDS encoding phage tail protein I — MRGTVPGLTTPYPLRAFLPSIYQDDDFTMRWVSAFDEVIAPAALSLECLESYLDPRLAPPDFLHWLADWVGAVTDETWDDRTQRDAVLAAVRIHRCRGTVAGLRMLLETATGGRVEIVDTGGVHVSSIPGAEVPEPGGRLSIRVTLADPDSVSVPLLDALVRGAKPAHVLHELELRRDDHLHPMR; from the coding sequence ATGCGTGGCACCGTCCCCGGACTCACCACACCGTACCCGCTGCGGGCCTTCCTACCCTCGATCTACCAGGACGACGACTTCACGATGCGCTGGGTCTCGGCGTTCGACGAGGTGATCGCGCCGGCTGCGCTCAGCCTGGAGTGTCTCGAGTCCTACCTCGACCCGCGGCTGGCCCCACCCGACTTCCTGCACTGGCTGGCCGACTGGGTCGGCGCCGTGACCGACGAGACCTGGGACGACCGCACCCAGCGCGACGCCGTACTTGCCGCGGTGCGAATCCACCGCTGTCGCGGCACGGTGGCAGGGCTGCGGATGCTGCTGGAGACCGCGACCGGTGGCCGGGTGGAGATCGTCGACACCGGCGGGGTTCACGTGTCTTCGATTCCCGGCGCCGAGGTCCCCGAACCCGGCGGACGGTTGAGCATTCGGGTCACGCTGGCGGACCCGGACTCGGTCTCCGTCCCGCTTCTCGACGCCTTGGTCCGCGGCGCGAAACCGGCCCACGTCCTGCACGAACTGGAGCTGCGACGCGATGATCATCTGCACCCGATGCGGTAA
- a CDS encoding putative baseplate assembly protein — MSLPLPNLDDRRFDDLVADARRLIMQRCPEWTDRGPADPGITLVEAVAFLTDQLLYRLNRVPDRLFVRFLDLIGVRLIPATAARATVTFWLATPARARLVIPIGTLVATQRTGAQAPLVFSTGAELEVTPCALSTLRTRSAGAGESVEQTQRLELGTPVPAFSAMPVPDDTLLLGVDAEVPSAAVRIDFEGRVEGIGVNPVHPPLVWEARCADGWVECAVGLDETGGLNHPGAIILHVPPGHRQSLIDGQLAGWLRARVVDPAEGQPPYHSSPLIEGLAASTVGGTVEVFHAEVIDGEAVGTSDGTPGQWFTLSRSPVLAGFGAPTLQTGSDRGWRDWIQVEHFADSAPTDRHFVLDALSGRVLFGPLVRQPDGTTKQYGAVPERGAVVRMLRYAVGGGSHGNVAAGEIRALRSSIPFVSAVQNRQPAQGGVDAESLEQAKVRGPILLRSRNRAVTAEDYEEITREAAPEVSRVRCVVAGEAGVHAGQVRVLVVPAAPDRRGHLRLEDLIPAEDTLARIAERLRQVGVLGVQVMVEPPLYRGVTAVARLVARPRTDAERLREDSLAVLYRLLSPLPGGGPHGHGWPFGRPVQVGEVFAALETVRGVDLVEDLRLFAANPVTGTRGPEVGRVDLEQHSLVFSFEHQVRIEGN; from the coding sequence ATGAGCCTGCCCTTGCCGAATCTCGATGACCGTCGGTTCGATGACCTGGTTGCCGACGCACGCCGGCTGATCATGCAGCGTTGTCCGGAGTGGACGGACAGGGGACCGGCCGATCCAGGCATCACCCTGGTCGAGGCGGTGGCGTTTCTCACCGACCAACTCCTGTACCGGCTCAACCGGGTGCCGGACCGGTTGTTCGTGAGGTTCCTGGACCTGATCGGGGTGCGACTGATCCCCGCCACTGCTGCCCGGGCCACCGTCACGTTCTGGCTCGCCACGCCGGCCCGTGCTCGGCTGGTGATACCGATCGGGACGCTTGTCGCCACCCAACGCACCGGCGCACAGGCGCCGCTCGTGTTCTCCACCGGTGCCGAACTGGAGGTCACCCCGTGCGCACTGTCGACGCTGCGGACGCGCTCAGCAGGCGCGGGCGAGTCGGTCGAGCAGACCCAACGACTGGAGCTCGGTACCCCGGTTCCTGCCTTCTCAGCGATGCCGGTACCGGACGACACGCTGTTGCTGGGCGTTGATGCCGAGGTACCCAGCGCCGCGGTACGCATCGACTTCGAAGGCCGGGTGGAAGGCATCGGGGTCAATCCGGTACATCCGCCGCTGGTATGGGAGGCCCGCTGCGCCGACGGCTGGGTCGAGTGTGCGGTGGGGCTCGACGAGACGGGTGGCCTCAACCACCCGGGGGCCATCATCCTGCACGTTCCCCCGGGGCACCGGCAGAGCCTGATCGACGGGCAGCTCGCCGGCTGGCTGCGGGCACGGGTGGTCGACCCGGCCGAGGGCCAACCGCCATACCACAGCAGCCCGCTGATCGAGGGGCTCGCCGCCTCCACCGTCGGCGGCACCGTTGAGGTCTTCCACGCCGAGGTGATCGACGGGGAGGCGGTCGGCACCTCCGACGGCACACCGGGCCAGTGGTTCACGCTGTCGCGTTCCCCGGTGCTGGCCGGGTTCGGCGCCCCAACTCTGCAAACCGGATCCGATCGCGGTTGGCGGGATTGGATCCAGGTCGAGCACTTCGCCGACAGTGCTCCCACCGACCGGCACTTCGTGTTGGACGCCCTCAGCGGCCGGGTCCTGTTCGGCCCGTTGGTGCGCCAACCCGACGGCACGACCAAGCAGTACGGCGCGGTGCCCGAGCGCGGCGCGGTCGTCCGGATGCTTCGCTACGCGGTGGGTGGTGGCAGCCACGGTAACGTCGCGGCCGGCGAGATTCGTGCCCTGCGTTCCTCCATCCCCTTCGTGTCGGCGGTGCAGAACCGGCAGCCGGCCCAAGGTGGCGTCGACGCCGAGTCGCTGGAGCAGGCGAAGGTGCGGGGGCCGATTCTGCTGCGCAGCCGCAACCGCGCCGTCACCGCCGAGGACTACGAAGAGATCACTCGCGAAGCCGCGCCGGAGGTGAGTCGGGTGCGCTGTGTGGTGGCCGGTGAGGCTGGCGTGCACGCCGGCCAGGTTCGGGTACTCGTGGTACCGGCCGCGCCCGACCGCCGTGGGCACCTCAGGCTGGAGGATCTCATCCCGGCAGAGGACACCCTGGCGCGCATCGCCGAACGGCTGCGGCAGGTCGGTGTCCTGGGTGTGCAGGTCATGGTCGAGCCGCCGCTGTATCGCGGGGTGACCGCGGTTGCGAGATTGGTCGCGCGGCCGAGGACCGATGCGGAACGACTCCGCGAGGACTCGTTGGCCGTGCTGTACCGGCTGCTCAGTCCGCTTCCGGGAGGCGGCCCGCACGGACATGGCTGGCCGTTCGGAAGGCCGGTCCAGGTCGGCGAGGTGTTCGCCGCGCTGGAGACGGTGCGTGGAGTGGATCTGGTGGAGGATCTGCGGCTGTTCGCCGCCAACCCGGTGACCGGCACTCGCGGCCCAGAGGTCGGTCGCGTCGACCTGGAACAGCACAGCCTGGTCTTTTCGTTCGAACACCAGGTGAGGATCGAGGGCAACTGA
- a CDS encoding NADase-type glycan-binding domain-containing protein, translating to MSAVGPAHSAAAEQPGPGSQAERPTPVPTDDSPGSVVPQRPQARLTPVQKTKPSRRLRPGDLICAECGEGNAPTRKFCSRCGTALTEALPVRRRWWQRLSPHRGPRVLAAGARRGSGGQRDIRAALRRLYRRAVTIAGILGVLVGLTYVAYPPLRNRVNGIVAPRVEAAKDRAWGMVHPTYVPVHPSTVSGTTGRHGHPPADVADGYSNTAWEVVWTPNSPPTLTFDLGRRVSLTRLVLTAGTVTGYADHDRPAQLHLVYSNRQSDTLTVTDQARPQTLTLSHAAGVTQVEVQVTHVYRSQHGSDVAISEIELFAKQ from the coding sequence GTGTCCGCCGTCGGCCCGGCCCATTCCGCCGCGGCTGAGCAGCCCGGCCCCGGATCGCAGGCCGAACGCCCCACACCAGTACCAACCGACGACTCGCCCGGCAGCGTGGTGCCGCAACGGCCGCAGGCCCGTTTGACGCCGGTCCAGAAGACCAAACCCAGCCGGCGGCTTCGTCCCGGCGATCTGATCTGTGCCGAATGTGGCGAGGGCAACGCACCGACTCGGAAGTTCTGCAGCCGCTGCGGCACCGCGCTCACCGAGGCGCTGCCGGTACGCCGGCGATGGTGGCAGCGGCTGTCACCGCATCGCGGACCACGGGTTCTCGCTGCCGGTGCGCGGCGCGGCTCAGGCGGGCAGCGCGACATCCGTGCCGCCCTCCGTCGGCTGTACCGCCGGGCGGTCACGATCGCCGGGATTCTCGGTGTGCTGGTCGGCCTGACCTACGTTGCCTATCCGCCTCTGCGCAACAGGGTCAACGGGATCGTCGCGCCACGGGTCGAGGCGGCCAAAGACCGCGCCTGGGGGATGGTGCATCCGACCTACGTGCCGGTCCACCCGTCGACGGTGTCCGGAACGACGGGGCGGCACGGCCATCCGCCGGCCGATGTCGCCGATGGGTACAGCAACACCGCGTGGGAAGTCGTCTGGACGCCGAACAGCCCGCCCACGCTGACGTTCGATCTGGGGCGCCGGGTGAGCCTTACCCGGCTGGTTCTCACCGCCGGCACCGTCACCGGCTACGCCGACCATGACCGGCCTGCACAGCTACATCTCGTCTACTCGAACCGGCAGTCGGACACCCTCACCGTCACCGACCAGGCACGACCGCAGACCTTGACGCTGTCCCACGCGGCCGGGGTCACACAGGTCGAGGTCCAGGTAACCCACGTGTACCGATCACAGCACGGCAGCGACGTCGCGATCAGCGAGATCGAGTTGTTCGCCAAACAGTGA
- a CDS encoding GPW/gp25 family protein, with the protein MKSDSIGTGWVFPPRARAHGAIAVNSGVERVEQAMRIILLTYPGERQMRPDFGSRLRDFVFAEMSVDTAGRIATEVRAALSRWERRVQVREVFVEPAVDEAAGLFRIDIRYRLAGEPDRSVVIDFDSLEENTGVERSGVR; encoded by the coding sequence GTGAAATCCGACAGCATCGGAACCGGTTGGGTGTTCCCACCGCGGGCACGAGCCCACGGCGCCATCGCCGTCAACAGCGGGGTGGAGCGGGTGGAGCAAGCGATGCGCATCATTTTGTTGACCTACCCCGGTGAGCGGCAGATGCGGCCGGACTTCGGCTCACGGTTGCGTGACTTCGTGTTCGCCGAGATGAGCGTCGACACCGCCGGCCGCATCGCCACCGAGGTGCGGGCCGCCCTGTCGCGCTGGGAACGGCGCGTACAGGTGCGGGAAGTCTTCGTGGAACCGGCCGTCGATGAGGCCGCCGGCCTGTTTCGCATCGACATCCGCTACCGGCTCGCCGGTGAGCCCGATCGCAGCGTCGTGATCGATTTCGACAGCTTGGAGGAGAACACCGGCGTGGAAAGAAGCGGCGTCCGATGA